TGAGTTGATCCGCGGTTCTCCATGCGCAAGTCTTTCCTCGGTAAATTGCGAGACCACTCAGCTTATGAGTAAGCGAGTCGCAAGCACCGTCTGTACCGTTCAGTAGAGTGGCGCCAAAGTAGTTCCCACCAAATAGTGATGGGAACTACTTTGTCACAGTTACAGGAAGTACCAGTTGCCGGCGGTCGCAAAGGCCGGCCGAACTACAACGAGGAATTCAAGCGGCGATTGGCAGCCGCTGCGTGTGAGCCGGGTGTCTCGGTATCGAAATTGGCGCGCGAGCATGGCATCAACGCGAACATGCTGTTCACTTGGCGCCGACGCTATCGAACGGAGCAGTGCCAGGAAGCTGCGGTGTTGTTGCCGGTGACGGTTGAACGCCCAAGCTCGCCACCCGGTCCGATGCCAATGAGTCCGGGCGCTGCGGTTTGCGAGCCGACGCCGCCGCACGGCGCCATCGAGATCCGCCTGGGCCGAGCGGTGATTCGCATCGAAGGGGCAGTCGACGCGAGCACGTTGCGTACGGTACTGGACCGTTTGACGCCATGATCGGGTTGCCGGCGGGAACACGCATCTGGATCGCTGCAGGCGTGACCGACATGCGCTGTGGATTCAACGGGCTCGCCGCGAAGGTGGAGGCGACTCTGCAAGAGAGCCCATTCTCCGGCCATGTCTTCGTCTTCCGCGGCAGGCGCGGCAACGTCATCAAGGTGTTGTGGTCAACGGGCGATGGACTTTGCTTGCTCTCGAAGCGCCTGGAGCGTGGACGTTTCGTCTGGCCGAAGGCCGACAGCGGCAAGATCCACCTGACGCAAGCGCAGTTGTCGATGCTGCTGGAGGGGATTAACTGGAAGCAGCCCGAGCGCACCTGGCCGCCACAGTCGGTGTTGTAAACCTTGCGGCATGTGCGTAAACTGCCGCGCATGCCAATCGACCCCAGCGATCTCCCCGACGACATTGAGGCCCTGAAGGCCTTGGTGTTGGCACAGCGGGAATCGATCGTACTCATGGAACGGGCCTTGGCGGTCCGCTCCATGGAGATCGAGCAGCTAAATCTGCAGATCTCAAAGCTGAGGCGGATGCAGTTTGGCCAGAAGTCCGAGAAGCTGGATCGACAGATTGAACAGCTTGAGACCCGACTGGAAGATCTGCTGGCCGAGGAAGGTGCGGCTGAAACCGAAGTCGATCCGCAGGCAACCCCTTCTGTCCGGAAGAAAGCGGTACGCAAGCCGTTGCCGGAGCACCTGGAGCGGGAGGAGCGCATTCTCGAGCCCGAGACCGAAGCCTGTCCAGAGTGCGGCGGTAAGCTCAAGCCGCTGGGCGAGGACATCTCGGAGCAACTCGATATCATCAGCAATTCATTCAGGGTGATTCGGCAGGTGCGGCGCAAGAAGGCCTGCGCCTGTTGTGATTGCATCGTCCAGGCTGCGGCGCCAAGCCGGCCGATGAGCGCGGCATTGCCACGGCGGGACTGCACGCTCACATACTGGTTGCCAAATACGCTGATCATCAACCGCTTAGATAGCGTCAAGCAGGACGGCCGGTCCAGCGACAATCATTTTGGCCGGTTGGCCGGGATGATTGTCGGTGAGTGTTAGGTCATGGTTGTCGCTCCGTTATCGATGTCGCGGTGATTGTCGTTGTCGCTGGATGATTGTCGTCGGCGAGCAGACTGCTTGTCGCTTGCGGTGCGCCGACGGTAGCTTTCGACGTTCATTTCAAAGATCGTCGAATGGTGGACGAGTCGGTCAATCGCGGCGATGGTCATGCCGGGGTCAGGGAACACGTTGTCCCAGCCTGAGAACGGCTGGTTGGCCGTGATCAGCAGACTGCGCCGCTCATAGCGCTCGGCGATCAGTTCGAATAGGACACTGGTTTCGGCCTGGTCCTTGCGGGCGTACGACAGGTCGTCCAGGATGATCAGGTCAAAGCGGTCGAGCTTGGCCAGGGCTGCAGGTAACTGCAGGCTCTGCCTGGCTGCCTGCAGCTTCTGGACGATCTCGCTGGTACGCGTGAACAGTACCCTGTACCCAGCGTCGATCAGGGCATGCCCGATGGCCGATCCGAGGTGGCTCTTCCCACCGCCCGGCGGGCCGAAGATCAACACATTGGCACCTTTCTCCAGCCAGGAATCACCGCTCGCCAGTGCCATCACGTGCGCCTTGGAGACCATGGGCACAGCACTGAAGTCGAAGGCAGCCAGCGTCTTGGTTGGATCCAGGCGGGATTCGGTTCGGTGTCGTTCGATACGCCGCTTGGCCCGTTCGGCCAGTTCGTGTTCGAGCAAGGCGCCAAGCAGCCGGGTTGCCTGCCAGCTTTCCTTGTCGGCGCGCTGTGCGAACTCTGGCCAGAGCCGGCCAATGGTGGGCAGGCGCAGTTCGTTGAGCATCAACGTCAGGCGGGCGGCATCAATTGGGAGCGGCGCGTTCATGCTGCGACCCCCTGGCCCAGCAGGGCGTCGTAGCAACTGGTCGCCGGCATCTGGACATGGATGACGGGGTGATCGGCTTGCCGCGGCGAGAACTCCTCGCGCAGCGCTTCCAGATCCGGCAGATCACCATCGCCCAACATGGCTTCCAGGCGCACGGCCAGCACGGCTTCGATACCGTCCATGGCCGCCAGCTCAAGCAGGCCAACCATCGTCTTGCACGCGTCGCGTTGCGACAGCCGGGCATCAAGCTGCTCCCAGGTTCGCCGATAGGCCTCCCGAGGGAACAGATCGTCCCGGAACGCCAGGCCCTTGAAGGCCTGCGGCTTACGTTTGAGCCCCTCAATGAAGTGCCGATAGTCGATAGCGCGGCGGGTGCTGTGCGCGGCGTGGGAGCCCCGAGGAGTGCTGAACACCATGGCTCCGGACAGGTAGCAGTCCAGTCGGTCGCCGTACACACGCACCTTCAGACGGTGACCAATCAGGCGGGACGGCGCGCTGTAGAGGATGCCGCGCACGGTGAATGTGCTGCAACGGGTGACACGCGCTTCCTCTTCGGCAAAGTCCGTCGTGCGCCGGGGAGGCAGGTCCGTCAACTGCTCGCGCTCGAGACGGAACGCCGCTGCATGACGCCGGTTACGACGCATCACGACCTCGCGCAGGAGCGCCTCATAGGCGGCTCGATCCTCGAAGTCCCGGTGGCCGCGCAGCATCAGTGCCTGGTCGACAGCCTCCTTCAGATAGCGGTGGGATGATTCCACACTGCCGTTCTCGTGGCCCAGGCCGCGGTTGTTACGGGTGCCGGTCATCCCATAGTGGTCCAGCAGGGCTTCGTAGCGCGTTGTGAAGTCCTCCTGCTCCTTCAGGTTCTTGAACGCCGCCGAGAGGCTGTCGGTGCGATGTTCTCGCGGGCAGCCGCCGGCCTGCCAGAGCGCGTTCTGCAAGCCCGAGGACAGCGCCTCGAAGCTCTCTCCGCCTTCAACCACTTGGGCGTACTCCCAGCGCGAGAACGCGAACACGAAGTGATACAGGCGGTGAGGGAATGGAACGCCGGAGATGGTGATGCCCAGCGCCTGCATATCGGTGAAGTCCGACAGTGCCCGGATCCCCGGCGCGTGTTCCTGTGGGAAGAAGACTTCTTTGGCCGGTCCAGACACAGCCCGCCACTTGCTGATGCGCCGTTCGAGCGTGCGGCGCATGCTGTCAGGGTATTGGTCGGGATGGTCGTCCTGGAGCTTGCGCAGAATGGTGATGGCTTGCAGGCGCGGCTCGCTAGCAAGCATCGGCACGACCTCGGTGTCCCAGACCTCGACGAATGGATCGGGCCGCGAGCGCCAGTAACGGCGGGGCTTCTGCGAAGGCAGTTGGCTATCACGTTCGATACGCCGGGCACTGCGCACACTGATGCCGGCCTTGGCAGCGGCAATCTCCTGGGTATGCTGTTTGCGTTTGGACATGTAGAGGCTAACCTGTTGGTCGGTAATACGGGTTCCAGACATGGACTGACCGCTTATTGATGCGATCAGCCATCGTAGAACCCGGCCAACTCGGCGCCGCCGGTGGCGGAAACTCTCCGGCGGCTACGCCGCCTCCGAGTTCCCGCCACCGGCCAAGATGTTTGTCGCTACGCCGGACAAAATGATTGTCGCCGCCCAACCGCTGTACCGCCAAGCCGCTATCTATGCTCGCCAGGGCGTGGAGCTGGACCGCACGACCATGGCGCGCGGGGTCGGCGCTTGCGGTGCGCTGGTACGCCCCCTCGTCGAGGCTTTGCACCGATACGTGATGATGCCCGGCAAGGTGCACGCGGACGACACGCCGCTGCCGGTACTTGCGCCAGGTAAGGGGCAGACCAAGACCGGAAGGCTATGGGCTTACGTGCGAGACGATCGCGCATCGGGTTCGGATGCTGCGCCTGCGGTCTGGTTCGCCTACACACCAAACCACCAGGGCCAACATCCCCAAGCGCATCTGGCCGGCTTCCGCGGCATCCTGCAGGCAGACGCGTATGCGGGCTTCAACGCTGTTTTTACCGATGGCAGTGTGCGCGAAGCAGCTTGTATGGCTCACGCGCGCCGTAAGGTGCACGATCTGCATGTCCGCAAGGCAACGCCGACCACAACGGAGGCGTTACGCCGGATCGGCGAGCTCTATGCCATCGAAGCGGAGATCCGGGGTAAGCTGCTGGCGCCTTTATGCCGAAGAGCTACCTGCCGTGCGTCAAGACCGATCCCGATGCCAAGCTCTACCGCAAGGGCAAGACATCCAGTGAGCTGCGCTACATGGGTCATACCCTGAGCGACAACCGCCATGGCCTGGTGGTTAGCGCCATGGTGACCAAGGCGGACGGACACGCCGAGCGGGAGGCCGCAAAGGTCATGCTTAACGATGCCAGGCAGGTGATTGAAGACCTGAATGTGGAAGTCACCGTGGGCGCGGACAAGGGCTATGACGCGCACGAGTTCATTGAGGCCTGCCTGGAAATGAAGGTGACGCCCCACGTGGCGCAGAACACATCGGGTCGTCGCTCGGCCGTTGCTGATGCCATTGCTTCCAGCGCCGGTTATGCCGTCTCGCAACAAAAGCGCAAGCTGATCGAACAGGGCTTCGGGTGGGTCAAGACCGTGGGGCGCATGCGTCAGGTGATGGTGCGCGGTCTGAAGAAAGTCGATCAGATGTTTGTGCTGAGCATGGCCGCCTACCACCTCGTGCGCATGCGCTCGCTGGGACAAATCCGTCCGCAGTTGCAGTAATCGCGCTAATGAGGCCGGAATGGGCGCCAAAACGCGGAAAAAGCCGAGGCAGTGACGTCCGGCTTCCGGATTGTGAAAAACAGCGCTCCCCGCCTTGCGGGGAAAAACTCATCGCTAGCGCGATGAGTACTTCAGCAGCCTGATAGGGGATACGTGATTTGAAAGCAGCCCAGCCCCATGAACTATGTCAAAGAAAATGTTCGCCACCATACAACGACTCGTGCAGGGCTGGACATTCGGTTAAGAAATTTGCTGAGCCACCCAATGGCTCGGCGTAAGGCTATTCAGCTTTCATGGCGAATATGCAGACGCTATTCATCACAGTCGCCCCAAGGCGGAATGGTGAAGTGCGCAATCACTACTTGAAGACGGAGTGTACTCAGTCGCTTCCTTCAATATCTCTGCTTCCTGTGTCTTTTTTCCCAAGAGCCTTTGCAACTCTCGAATCTCGTTCATCGCGGCGGCTAATTGAGATGCGGGAACCAAAGCCTCGCCGATATTGTGAGGGGCCAGAGTACCATCTTGGTACTGCTTCCGCCATGCGGACACTTGATTGGGATTGACTTCATGGCGCCTGGCCACCTCTAAGACGGTTACACCTGGTTCCAGGGTTTCCTGCACAATAGCAAGCTTTTCATGCACGGACCGCCGCCGCCGCCGCTCTGGCTCGCTCAAGGCCTCGTTTCCTCCTTCAGAAGGGTTGGACTTCAAACTGGTCACAAAATATCTCCTCTAATTTAAAAACGTCCCTAGGTATCATACGAGGCAGGCATGTCTTGGTGAACACGCTGACATTAGCTAGCTCACCGTTCCATTAACTCATCAGGCAGCACTACCGCGGACTCTTTAGTTTCCAGCCAATTGCGTAAAGCATGAAAACGAAATATTAAAACCCATGCGTTACATGGCCCAAGAGACTGAAACTGAAACAAGGAACGCCGCACGTTTTTGATTTGCCTTAGCATGCTTCAGCATCTGATACATGACAGGTGACTAGAATGAGGCGTCTTGTGGCTTGCAAAAACCTGACGCAGCCTGGAGTCGATGACTTCGAAGAAGTACCATCACTACCTTGCAAATAACGCCTCAGCAATTCTTCGAGCGAGCTTCGCACCAATGTTGGTGGAACCCGGAGTTGTAAGTCATTTGAATGAAAAATCATCAGCCGCCTCCAGGAAGTCGGGATTGTAGAGGGCGTACCTCCGGACGTAAAATGAACTGTATTCAAATCGTTATGAAGCTCGCTCATGAGGGTATGTGAAGACCGCTGCTGCAATAGAAAATGAGTACGGTACAGCACATCCATGACGCGCCCCTTCATGTATCAGAGATGCCCTGTGCCGGCATATGCCTTGACTATAGCGGGCACTTTGCTTGCCTCATAAGGCGTTATCATGCAGGACGAGGCCTTGGACTTTGATGAGTGAATTATATTTTTTCTCAGCGCTTCAAATGCTTCCATTACGGCAGAGTATTGCGTAAAATCGTTGTTCGAGGGTTCAGGGATAGCGACATTGCCGAGGCAAGGGCGACCGGCTTTTTCTTTGCACTCCCGCTGGGCTACAGCGCCGAGACTACCGAGCGCTCCAAAGATATAGCCATCGTCAGGCAAAATTGGAAAGATCACATTATCAAAGTAGTTCGCCTCGACAAAAAGATGTGCTTTTTCACTCGAGTCGATCGCATGCCAAGAACCATTCTGGAAATAGTTATTAACCACATGCACAATGGCATCGCTGCCAGAAACTTTCGGTGCTCGCCCGGAAAAATCATGAATCCAATTATTGGATAAAGTAATATTTTGCTTTTTTGCAGTTAGCAAGATATTCCAATAATGTTTCCCGTTGCACTCAGGTGAGTAAGCGCTTGTGCCGTCGAAATTATTCCACGAAATAGTGACGTTGATTGCAGGCCTGAAGTGATCGACAATCATTTGTCGGCCAATATTGTGGAAGGTATTATGATCTATCCAAACTCGGTCCACCCCTTCCAGCGATATTGCGTCGCCACCAAAAACGATGCCGTTATTAATGTCACTTATCGTAAGATTTCTTATTTCGACGTTGCGGGAGTTCACCAGACGCAGTCCCTTTCCCTTTAGCGCTGCGGACGAGCTGGCGCCAATTAAGGTCTTATTTGAACCGACCGATAGCGGATTTTTCCCGGCCGCATCGTAAGTAATCCCTGTGACTTCTTTTCCACTGCAATGCCTATCGTTCGCATCGACAAGGATCAATGCTTCCGGCTCGTACGGCGTCGGACATTCACCTTTTATTTTGCCGGGATAACAGCCACGCTCCGAGGAGGTTTTTTCTGTCCCTGTGTAGTCAATCGTTGTTGCGATTCTTATGATGCGTGGAGTTGCATCAGAGCATACTCCTTC
The Cupriavidus taiwanensis LMG 19424 DNA segment above includes these coding regions:
- the tnpA gene encoding IS66-like element accessory protein TnpA, whose amino-acid sequence is MGTTLSQLQEVPVAGGRKGRPNYNEEFKRRLAAAACEPGVSVSKLAREHGINANMLFTWRRRYRTEQCQEAAVLLPVTVERPSSPPGPMPMSPGAAVCEPTPPHGAIEIRLGRAVIRIEGAVDASTLRTVLDRLTP
- the tnpB gene encoding IS66 family insertion sequence element accessory protein TnpB (TnpB, as the term is used for proteins encoded by IS66 family insertion elements, is considered an accessory protein, since TnpC, encoded by a neighboring gene, is a DDE family transposase.); its protein translation is MIGLPAGTRIWIAAGVTDMRCGFNGLAAKVEATLQESPFSGHVFVFRGRRGNVIKVLWSTGDGLCLLSKRLERGRFVWPKADSGKIHLTQAQLSMLLEGINWKQPERTWPPQSVL
- the istB gene encoding IS21-like element helper ATPase IstB, which encodes MNAPLPIDAARLTLMLNELRLPTIGRLWPEFAQRADKESWQATRLLGALLEHELAERAKRRIERHRTESRLDPTKTLAAFDFSAVPMVSKAHVMALASGDSWLEKGANVLIFGPPGGGKSHLGSAIGHALIDAGYRVLFTRTSEIVQKLQAARQSLQLPAALAKLDRFDLIILDDLSYARKDQAETSVLFELIAERYERRSLLITANQPFSGWDNVFPDPGMTIAAIDRLVHHSTIFEMNVESYRRRTASDKQSARRRQSSSDNDNHRDIDNGATTMT
- the istA gene encoding IS21 family transposase, which gives rise to MSGTRITDQQVSLYMSKRKQHTQEIAAAKAGISVRSARRIERDSQLPSQKPRRYWRSRPDPFVEVWDTEVVPMLASEPRLQAITILRKLQDDHPDQYPDSMRRTLERRISKWRAVSGPAKEVFFPQEHAPGIRALSDFTDMQALGITISGVPFPHRLYHFVFAFSRWEYAQVVEGGESFEALSSGLQNALWQAGGCPREHRTDSLSAAFKNLKEQEDFTTRYEALLDHYGMTGTRNNRGLGHENGSVESSHRYLKEAVDQALMLRGHRDFEDRAAYEALLREVVMRRNRRHAAAFRLEREQLTDLPPRRTTDFAEEEARVTRCSTFTVRGILYSAPSRLIGHRLKVRVYGDRLDCYLSGAMVFSTPRGSHAAHSTRRAIDYRHFIEGLKRKPQAFKGLAFRDDLFPREAYRRTWEQLDARLSQRDACKTMVGLLELAAMDGIEAVLAVRLEAMLGDGDLPDLEALREEFSPRQADHPVIHVQMPATSCYDALLGQGVAA
- a CDS encoding pectate lyase family protein, translating into MAFKRATLVLGSAAFLFNLSGSCATEFDFSRPKGFGAATIGGMGGEVVNITDPIDGREQLKNALCNSFNAEGVCSDATPRIIRIATTIDYTGTEKTSSERGCYPGKIKGECPTPYEPEALILVDANDRHCSGKEVTGITYDAAGKNPLSVGSNKTLIGASSSAALKGKGLRLVNSRNVEIRNLTISDINNGIVFGGDAISLEGVDRVWIDHNTFHNIGRQMIVDHFRPAINVTISWNNFDGTSAYSPECNGKHYWNILLTAKKQNITLSNNWIHDFSGRAPKVSGSDAIVHVVNNYFQNGSWHAIDSSEKAHLFVEANYFDNVIFPILPDDGYIFGALGSLGAVAQRECKEKAGRPCLGNVAIPEPSNNDFTQYSAVMEAFEALRKNIIHSSKSKASSCMITPYEASKVPAIVKAYAGTGHL